In one window of Mercurialis annua linkage group LG4, ddMerAnnu1.2, whole genome shotgun sequence DNA:
- the LOC126678746 gene encoding glyoxylate/hydroxypyruvate reductase HPR3-like isoform X2: protein MENLPLVLLHRRSDFTLPLKDRLSSHFPLLDSADSQDSISSFLSSHAHSIRVLICAGWIPITSEILSLLPSLELIVATSAGLDHIDLQDCRRRGITITNASLAFAEDVADIAVALLIDVLRRVSSGDRFVRTGSWLMEGDYPLGFKLGGKRVGIVGFGSIGSKIAKRLISFGCKIAYNSRTKKPSAPYQYYTSVNDLAADSNILILACSLTEQTRHIINQGVLTALGQDGVIINVGRGGLIDEKVLVEFLMQGKIGGAGLDVFENEPHVPKELFSLQNVVFSPHRGALTPESLDAVIELTVANVEAFFSNEPLKSVVQLE, encoded by the exons atGGAAAACCTTCCCCTTGTCCTTCTTCACCGCCGCTCCGATTTCACTCTTCCGTTAAAAGACCGGCTATCTTCTCATTTCCCCCTCCTTGACTCGGCCGATTCACAAGACTCCATCAGCTCCTTCTTATCCAGCCATGCTCATTCTATAAGAGTCCTCATCTGCGCCGGCTGGATCCCCATAACCTCAGAAATTCTCAGTCTCCTACCTTCTTTGGAGCTCATAGTGGCAACCAGTGCCGGCCTTGATCACATCGATCTGCAGGACTGCCGTCGCCGTGGAATTACTATTACCAACGCCAGTTTGGCTTTTGCGGAGGACGTTGCTGATATAGCAGTAGCGTTACTGATCGATGTTTTACGCAGAGTATCATCGGGTGATCGGTTTGTTCGTACTGGCTCGTGGCTAATGGAAGGAGATTACCCTCTTGGTTTTAAG TTAGGAGGCAAACGGGTTGGGATAGTTGGATTTGGAAGCATCGGTTCTAAAATTGCCAAAAGACTAATATCTTTCGGCTGCAAAATTGCATACAATTCAAGGACAAAGAAGCCATCTGCTCCCTACCAATACTACACTAGTGTTAATGATCTTGCTGCAGATAGTAATATCCTCATTCTTGCTTGTTCCCTCACAGAACAAACGCGCCATATCATTAATCAGGGTGTGCTCACAGCATTAGGCCAAGACGGAGTGATCATTAATGTCGGACGCGGTGGTCTTATTGATGAAAAAGTACTCGTAGAGTTCTTGATGCAAGGGAAAATTGGGGGTGCAGGACTTGATGTGTTTGAAAATGAACCCCATGTGCCGAAAGAACTGttttctttacaaaatgttGTGTTTTCTCCACATCGCGGTGCCTTGACTCCAGAATCTTTGGATGCAGTAATTGAGTTAACTGTTGCAAATGTCGAggcttttttttcaaatgaaccTCTAAAGTCAGTTGTTCAGCTCGAGTAG
- the LOC126678746 gene encoding glyoxylate/hydroxypyruvate reductase HPR3-like isoform X1: MENHPLVLLYRRPEFNLPIKDRLSSHFPLLDSADSQNSISSFLSAYAHSVRVLIGASWLPITSEILGLLPSLELIVENSAGLDHVDLQDCRRRGITVTNASLAFAEDVADLAVALLIDVLRRISSADRFVRAGSWLMEVDYPLGFKLGGKRVGIVGFGSIGSKIAKRLISFGCKIAYNSRTKKPSAPYQYYTSVNDLAADSNILILACSLTEQTRHIINQGVLTALGQDGVIINVGRGGLIDEKVLVEFLMQGKIGGAGLDVFENEPHVPKELFSLQNVVFSPHRGALTPESLDAVIELTVANVEAFFSNEPLKSVVQLE; the protein is encoded by the exons ATGGAAAACCATCCCCTTGTCCTTCTCTACCGTCGCCCAGAATTCAATCTTCCGATCAAAGACCGCCTATCGTCTCATTTCCCCCTCCTTGACTCGGCCGATTCACAAAACTCCATCAGCTCCTTCCTATCCGCCTATGCTCATTCTGTAAGAGTCCTCATCGGCGCCAGCTGGCTCCCGATCACCTCAGAAATTCTCGGTCTCCTGCCTTCTTTGGAGCTCATAGTGGAAAACAGTGCTGGCCTTGATCACGTCGATCTGCAGGACTGCCGTCGCCGTGGAATTACTGTTACCAACGCTAGTTTGGCTTTTGCGGAGGACGTTGCTGATCTAGCTGTAGCATTACTGATCGATGTTTTACGGAGAATATCGTCGGCTGATCGGTTTGTTCGTGCGGGCTCCTGGCTAATGGAAGTAGATTACCCTCTTGGCTTTAAG TTAGGAGGCAAACGGGTTGGGATAGTTGGATTTGGAAGCATCGGTTCTAAAATTGCCAAAAGACTAATATCTTTCGGCTGCAAAATTGCATACAATTCAAGGACAAAGAAGCCATCTGCTCCCTACCAATACTACACTAGTGTTAATGATCTTGCTGCAGATAGTAATATCCTCATTCTTGCTTGTTCCCTCACAGAACAAACGCGCCATATCATTAATCAGGGTGTGCTCACAGCATTAGGCCAAGACGGAGTGATCATTAATGTCGGACGCGGTGGTCTTATTGATGAAAAAGTACTCGTAGAGTTCTTGATGCAAGGGAAAATTGGGGGTGCAGGACTTGATGTGTTTGAAAATGAACCCCATGTGCCGAAAGAACTGttttctttacaaaatgttGTGTTTTCTCCACATCGCGGTGCCTTGACTCCAGAATCTTTGGATGCAGTAATTGAGTTAACTGTTGCAAATGTCGAggcttttttttcaaatgaaccTCTAAAGTCAGTTGTTCAGCTCGAGTAG
- the LOC126678745 gene encoding glyoxylate/hydroxypyruvate reductase HPR3-like, with the protein MDVEETQKRQQGKDDRPLVVIHRPPSSDNPFRDRLERHFNLLDPQDHYPNPTHLFLLNNARTARVLLYLGLPTAISKELLSLLPSLQLIVGSSSGVDHVDLTECRRRGIQVTNAGSAFSEDVADYAVGLLIDVLRKISSADRFVRAGRWPGQGDYPLGFKLGKKRIGIVGLGNIGSEVAKRIVSFGCKISYTSRKKKPFVTFPYYSNVGDLATNSDVLILCCALTEETYHMINKDVMVALGKEGVIVNVGRGELIDEKELVRLLARGEVGGAGLDVFENEPQVPSELSALDNVVLSPHLAFATPECIDAVEELIMYNLKAFFEDKPLRSVVKLD; encoded by the exons ATGGACGTCGAAGAAACTCAAAAACGACAACAAGGCAAAGACGACCGGCCGTTAGTAGTAATTCACCGCCCTCCGTCCTCCGACAACCCATTCAGAGACCGTCTCGAGCGTCACTTTAACCTCCTCGACCCACAGGACCATTATCCCAACCCGACCCATCTCTTTCTTCTCAACAACGCCCGAACCGCACGTGTCTTGCTCTATCTGGGCCTCCCCACTGCTATCTCTAAGGAGCTCCTCTCTTTACTCCCATCTCTTCAGCTCATTGTGGGGTCCAGTTCCGGCGTTGACCATGTTGACTTAACGGAGTGCCGGCGGAGGGGAATTCAAGTTACTAATGCTGGCTCTGCTTTCTCTGAGGATGTTGCTGATTATGCTGTGGGTTTGCTGATTGATGTGTTGAGGAAAATTTCTTCTGCTGATCGGTTCGTTCGAGCCGGCCGCTGGCCTGGTCAGGGAGATTATCCTCTTGGTTTTAAG TTAGGAAAAAAGCGAATTGGGATTGTAGGACTAGGAAATATAGGCTCGGAAGTTGCTAAAAGGATCGTATCATTCGGCTGCAAGATTTCCTACACATCGCGAAAGAAGAAGCCTTTTGTTACATTTCCGTATTACTCGAATGTTGGTGATCTTGCAACCAATAGTGATGTTTTAATTCTCTGCTGTGCATTGACTGAGGAAACCTATCACATGATAAATAAAGATGTCATGGTTGCTTTAGGAAAGGAAGGAGTGATCGTTAATGTTGGGCGTGGGGAACTTATCGATGAGAAGGAATTGGTAAGGTTGTTAGCGAGAGGTGAAGTGGGTGGTGCAGGGCTTGATGTATTCGAGAATGAACCTCAGGTGCCGAGTGAGTTATCTGCGTTAGATAACGTTGTGTTGTCTCCTCATCTGGCATTTGCCACTCCAGAATGCATTGATGCTGTGGAAGAATTGATTATGTACAATTTGAAGGCCTTCTTTGAAGACAAACCTTTGCGGTCAGTTGTCAAACTTGACTAA
- the LOC126678744 gene encoding leucoanthocyanidin dioxygenase, with protein sequence MATARVETISNSNNKSIPKEYIRPHGELAGIGNIFEEENKNDGPRVPIIDLKEIDSEDIEIKQKCRDKLVEAAKEWGVMHLINHGISVELMGRVKKAGEGFFSLPVEEKERYSNDQNSGKIQGYGSKLANSASGQLEWEDYFFHLVYPEDKRDLSIWPNTPTDYIEVTSEYARKLRALATKIMSILSLGLGLEEQRLEKEVDELQLQMKINYYPKCPQPELALGVEAHTDISALTFILHNMVPGLQLFYQSKWVTAKCIQNSIIMHIGDTIEILSNGKYKSILHRGLVNKEKVRISWAVFCEPPKEKIILKPLLDVVTEKEPAMFPPRTFAQHIEHKLFKTIQETVPNTEHKP encoded by the exons ATGGCGACTGCAAGAGTAGAAACCATATCAAACAGCAATAACAAGTCAATCCCTAAAGAATATATTCGCCCACATGGAGAATTAGCAGGCATCGGAAATATATTCGAAGAAGAGAACAAAAATGACGGGCCTCGAGTTCCAATAATTGATCTAAAAGAAATCGATTCCGAAGATATAGAAATAAAACAGAAATGCAGGGACAAGCTTGTAGAAGCAGCGAAAGAGTGGGGAGTTATGCACTTAATTAACCATGGAATTTCTGTTGAACTTATGGGTCGGGTCAAGAAAGCTGGAGAGGGTTTTTTTAGTCTTCCTGTTGAGGAAAAAGAGAGATATAGTAATGATCAGAATTCAGGAAAGATTCAGGGTTATGGAAGTAAGCTTGCTAATAGTGCTAGTGGACAGCTTGAGTGGGAggattatttttttcatcttgTTTATCCTGAGGACAAACGGGACTTGTCTATTTGGCCTAACACTCCGACAGATTACAT AGAGGTGACAAGTGAGTATGCAAGGAAACTAAGAGCACTAGCAACAAAAATCATGTCTATATTGTCACTTGGATTAGGACTCGAAGAACAAAGACTCGAAAAAGAGGTCGACGAGCTACAACTACAAATGAAAATCAACTACTACCCAAAATGCCCTCAGCCAGAACTTGCACTCGGAGTCGAAGCTCATACTGATATAAGTGCACTCACTTTCATCCTCCATAACATGGTTCCTGGTCTGCAACTTTTTTATCAAAGCAAATGGGTTACAGCAAAATGCATTCAAAACTCCATCATCATGCACATTGGAGATACAATAGAGATCTTAAGTAATGGAAAGTATAAAAGTATTCTTCATAGAGGGCTTGTTAATAAGGAGAAGGTCAGGATTTCTTGGGCAGTTTTTTGTGAGCCGCCAAAGGAGAAAATCATCCTTAAGCCATTGCTGGATGTTGTGACTGAGAAAGAACCAGCGATGTTCCCTCCTCGCACTTTTGCTCAACATATTGAGCATAAACTTTTCAAGACGATCCAAGAGACCGTCCCTAACACTGAACATAAGCCTTGA
- the LOC126678747 gene encoding PGR5-like protein 1A, chloroplastic, whose product MGSKLAFSLTIPRVYSAPIQKPFTSSSRLHSVQPHGRNLCVRRRFLLLPIKATADQPGKVGEDEVVDSKILQYCSIDKKDKKSIGEMEQDFLQALQSFYYEGKATMSNEEFDNLKEELMWEGSSVVMLSSDEQKFLEASMAYVSGNPILNDKEFDELKLRLKQEGSDIVVEGPRCSLRSRKVYSDLSVDYLKMFLLNVPAAVVALGLFFFLDDVTGFEITYLLELPEPFSFIFTWFAAVPVIVFLSLSFTNAIVKDFKILKGACPNCGTENQSFFGTILSISSGGTTNNVKCSNCGTEMVYDSKTRLITLPEGSNA is encoded by the exons ATGGGTAGCAAATTAGCCTTCTCTTTAACAATCCCTCGTGTCTACTCTGCTCCCATTCAAAAACCGTTCACTTCTTCTTCAAGACTTCACTCTGTTCAGCCCCATGGAAGGAATCTTTGTGTTCGCCGCAGATTTCTTTTGCTGCCCATCAAAGCCACCGCTGACCAACCAG GTAAGGTTGGAGAAGATGAGGTTGTTGACAGTAAGATTCTGCAGTATTGTAGCATAGACAAGAAAGATAAAAAATCAATTGGTGAAATGGAGCAGGATTTTCTCCAAGCTCTGCAA TCATTTTACTATGAGGGAAAAGCTACAATGTCAAATGAAGAATTTGATAATCTAAAGGAAGAATTAATGTGGGAAGGAAGCAGTGTTGTTATGCTAA GTTCTGATGAACAGAAGTTTTTGGAAGCCTCAATGGCTTATGTATCTGGAAATCCGATCCTGAATGATAAAGAATTTGATGAATTGAAGCTAAGGTTAAAG CAAGAAGGCAGCGATATTGTAGTTGAGGGTCCGCGTTGCAGTCTGCGTAGTAGAAAG GTTTACAGTGACCTATCTGTTGACTATTTAAAGATGTTCCTGCTGAATGTTCCTGCAGCTGTTGTTGCATTAGGCTT GTTTTTCTTCTTGGATGATGTAACAGGATTTGAGATTACATATCTTTTGGAG CTTCCGGAGCCATTCAGCTTTATCTTCACATGGTTTGCTGCAGTGCCCGTCATAGTTTTTTTATCCCTGTCATTCACAAATGCAATAGTGAAAGACTTCAAGATCTTGAAG GGTGCTTGTCCCAACTGTGGTACTGAGAACCAGTCCTTCTTCGGAACCATATTGTCGATCTCGAGTGGCGGTACAACCAACAATGTAAAATGCTCAAA TTGTGGAACTGAAATGGTGTATGATTCAAAGACACGATTGATTACACTACCAGAAGGAAGTAATGCTTGA
- the LOC126678750 gene encoding histone deacetylase complex subunit SAP18-like, giving the protein MAATAAAQPSYHHEQLPPPPPLPPIQSRKPFPSQDRAHPPPLYRHGLHIIDREKTCPLLLRVFVKPGGHHKMEEFSVRGKEPKEEVQIYTWRDATLRELTDLVKEVVPEARRRDARLSFAFVYPDKHGRHVLRVAGVTHSSARRPDDSQALGQLGFQIGDYLDVAIL; this is encoded by the exons ATGGCAGCAACGGCGGCGGCACAACCATCTTACCACCACGAACAGCTACCTCCACCACCACCGCTACCACCAATACAGTCCAGAAAACCGTTCCCATCTCAGGACAGAGCTCATCCTCCTCCCCTTTACCGACACGGCCTCCATATTATCGACCGCGAAaag ACTTGCCCGTTATTGCTTCGAGTTTTTGTTAAG CCTGGAGGTCACCACAAGATGGAAGAATTTTCTGTGAGAGGCAAAGAACCGAAGGAGGAGGTTCAAATTTATACGTGGAGAGACGCTACCCTTCGTGAATTAACTGATCTC GTCAAAGAGGTTGTCCCTGAGGCAAGGAGACGAGATGCGAGATTGTCATTTGCCTTTGTGTATCCTGATAAACATGGCCGTCATGTGTTGAGAGTG GCTGGAGTAACTCATTCAAGTGCAAGAAGACCAGATGATTCCCAAGCATTGGGTCAACTAGGTTTTCAG ATTGGAGATTATTTGGATGTGGCGATCTTGTGA
- the LOC126678748 gene encoding expansin-A18-like codes for MASNPTHSWRLRFLLVAFVSALIGTSMAVSYGSTPKVYGSTPKVYGSTPKTYGTPKASVFQPSQWSLAHATFYGDETASATMGGACGYGNLIQNGYGTDTAALSTVLFNDGYACGECFQIKCVQSPWCYTGVVATVTATNICPPNWSQDSNNGGWCNPPRVHFDMSKPAFMKLAQWKAGIVPVMYRRVSCGKSDGVRFSFQGNGYWLLVYVMNVGGGGDIASMSVKGSKTGWLSMSHNWGASYQAFATLGGQSLSFKLTSYTSKETIIATDVAPADWKVGMTYKANVNFH; via the exons atgGCTTCTAATCCCACTCATTCATGGAGACTTCGCTTCTTGTTGGTAGCATTTGTGTCAGCATTGATCGGAACATCCATGGCTGTAAGTTATGGTAGTACTCCCAAAGTTTATGGTAGTACTCCAAAGGTTTATGGTAGTACTCCTAAAACTTATGGTACTCCTAAAGCATCAGTCTTCCAGCCAAGCCAATGGAGCCTTGCTCATGCTACATTTTATGGCGACGAGACCGCTTCCGCAACTATGG GAGGCGCATGTGGATATggaaatttaattcaaaacgGGTATGGAACCGATACGGCAGCATTGAGTACCGTATTATTCAACGATGGATACGCATGTGGAGAATGTTTCCAAATAAAATGTGTGCAATCGCCTTGGTGCTATACAGGGGTCGTTGCTACAGTGACGGCTACAAACATTTGCCCACCAAATTGGAGCCAAGACTCCAACAATGGTGGATGGTGCAACCCTCCTAGGGTTCATTTCGACATGTCGAAACCGGCTTTCATGAAACTTGCGCAATGGAAAGCCGGCATTGTCCCCGTCATGTATCGCAG GGTATCATGTGGGAAAAGTGATGGGGTGAGATTTTCATTCCAAGGAAATGGATACTGGCTGTTGGTGTACGTAATGAATGTGGGAGGAGGCGGTGACATAGCTAGCATGTCGGTTAAAGGGAGCAAAACAGGATGGCTAAGCATGAGCCATAATTGGGGTGCTTCTTACCAAGCTTTTGCTACTTTAGGAGGCCAATCTTTATCCTTCAAGCTCACTTCTTACACCTCTAAGGAGACTATTATAGCTACGGATGTTGCTCCAGCTGATTGGAAGGTTGGAATGACTTATAAAGCAAATGTCAACTTCCATTGA
- the LOC126678122 gene encoding uncharacterized protein LOC126678122, translated as MGFQFFFSLIILCSVTSVSTISDQTIKSLDLLIRDYTFKSYDINFRTGKLHSVRLPANFSGIRADTARFRCGSLRRYGAQVKEFHLGIGVTIQPCVERVMVIRQNLGHNWSSIFFSNYNFSGYQLVSPILGLLAYNGGSDVNFTNPFELEIHALQKQITINFTNLTTNLQNQSPICASFENNGKVTLKNPDSLHVCVATRHGHYGLVIKSPPLFPPPGEVNKKISRWKVIVGGTIGSALAVMLLGFLLVAMFVKVKKKARIEEMERRAYEEEALQVSMVGHVRAPTATVTRTLPSIEHEYKSYYRPS; from the coding sequence ATGGGCTTTCAATTCTTTTTCTCTTTGATAATTCTCTGCTCTGTCACATCTGTTAGTACTATTTCAGACCAAACCATCAAATCACTTGATCTTCTCATCAGAGACTACACATTTAAATCCTACGACATAAACTTCAGGACAGGCAAGCTTCACTCTGTAAGACTACCCGCGAATTTCTCAGGAATCAGAGCCGATACAGCGAGATTCCGATGCGGTAGTCTTCGACGATACGGCGCTCAGGTTAAGGAATTTCACCTTGGAATTGGAGTTACAATTCAGCCATGTGTAGAAAGAGTAATGGTAATCAGACAAAACTTAGGGCATAATTGGTCCTCTATTTTCTTCTCAAACTACAATTTCTCAGGATACCAATTAGTTTCACCAATTTTAGGTCTTCTAGCTTATAATGGTGGCAGTGATGTAAATTTCACCAACCCATTTGAGCTTGAAATTCATGctttacaaaaacaaattactataaatttcACCAATTTAACAACCAATCTTCAAAACCAATCTCCAATTTGTGCCAGTTTTGAAAATAACGGCAAGGTAACTTTAAAAAACCCTGACTCCCTCCATGTCTGTGTAGCAACAAGGCACGGCCATTACGGTTTAGTGATCAAATCTCCGCCGTTGTTTCCGCCACCGGGGGAGGTTAACAAGAAGATCAGCCGGTGGAAGGTGATTGTAGGTGGCACAATTGGAAGTGCATTGGCGGTTATGTTGTTAGGGTTTCTTCTGGTGGCCATGTTTGTGAAGGTAAAGAAGAAAGCAAGAATTGAAGAAATGGAACGGAGAGCTTATGAAGAAGAAGCTTTACAGGTATCAATGGTGGGTCATGTTAGGGCACCTACTGCTACTGTTACAAGAACATTGCCTTCCATTGAACATGAGTATAAATCTTATTATCGTCCCTcttga
- the LOC126677076 gene encoding protein FIZZY-RELATED 1-like codes for MADPKVSPLMTSPSASTATTQLNVPTTFSRPSLNLETLSSTTSHVNRLINSNHYVSPSRTIYSDRFIPSRSSSNFALFNISSSSPPPPSTASNSPASDGSGGKEDSSSAYAALLRTALFGPCTPDKRDSPAGQNIFRFKSETRQSMHSLSPFGFDEERPGVIHSPVKTPRKVPRSPYKVLDAPALQDDFYLNLVDWSSHNVLAVGLGNCVYLWNACSSKVTKLCDLGFDDSVCSVGWAQRGTHLSVGTNNGKVQIWDAARCKRVRTMEGHRLRVGALAWSSSLLSSGSRDKTILQRDIRTQEGFVSKLSGHKSEVCGLKWSYDNRELASGGNDNRLFVWNQHSTQPVLKYCEHTAAVKAIAWSPHLHGLLASGGGTADRCIRFWNTTTNSHLSCMDTGSQVCNLVWSKNVNELVSTHGYSQNQIIVWRYPTMSKLATLTGHSYRVLYLAISPDGQTIVTGAGDETLRFWNVFPSPKSQNTDSEIGASSFGRTTIR; via the exons ATGGCAGATCCGAAAGTTTCGCCATTGATGACATCACCATCGGCATCCACAGCAACAACTCAGCTGAATGTTCCAACAACATTCTCACGTCCTTCACTCAATCTTGAAACCCTAAGTTCAACTACGAGTCATGTCAACCGTTTGATTAATTCGAATCATTACGTGTCGCCGTCAAGAACTATTTATTCTGACCGATTTATACCCAGTAGATCAAGTTCCAATTTTGCCCTTTTTAATATCTCATCCTCTTCCCCTCCGCCGCCCTCCACGGCGTCTAATTCTCCGGCGTCTGATGGCAGCGGTGGAAAAGAGGACAGTTCTAGTGCTTATGCTGCACTTCTTAGGACGGCGCTTTTTGGGCCGTGTACGCCGGATAAAAGAGATTCGCCGGCTGGCCAGAATATTTTCCGGTTTAAGTCGGAGACTAGACAGTCAATGCATTCACTTTCGCCTTTCGGGTTCGATGAGGAGAGACCCGGTGTTATTCATTCCCCTGTTAAGACTCCAAGAAAGGTTCCAAGATCGCCTTATAAG GTGTTGGATGCACCTGCATTGCAAGATGATTTTTATCTCAATCTGGTGGATTGGTCGTCGCATAATGTATTGGCGGTGGGGTTGGGAAATTGTGTGTATTTATGGAATGCTTGTAGTAGTAAG GTGACAAAGTTGTGTGATTTGGGGTTTGATGATAGTGTTTGTTCAGTTGGATGGGCTCAGCGTGGAACACATCTTTCTGTTGGAACTAACAATGGAAAAGTCCAG ATTTGGGATGCAGCTCGATGTAAAAGAGTGAGAACTATGGAAGGACATCGACTACGTGTTGGGGCATTGGCCTGGAGTTCATCTTTATTGTCTTCTGGTAGCCGGGATAAGACTATTCTTCAACGAGATATACGCACTCAGGAAGGCTTTGTTAGCAAACTCTCTGGTCACAAATCAGAG GTTTGCGGGTTGAAATGGTCTTATGATAATCGTGAGTTGGCATCTGGTGGGAATGATAATAGA CTGTTTGTATGGAATCAACACTCAACTCAGcctgttttaaaatattgtgaGCATACAGCAGCTGTAAAAGCAATTGCGTGGTCACCCCATCTGCATGGACTTCTAGCATCTGGCGGTGGTACTGCTGACCGATGTATAAGATTTTGGAATACTACTACTAATTCACATCTCAGCTGCATGGACACTGGCAGTCAG GTGTGCAATCTTGTTTGGTCTAAGAATGTCAATGAGCTTGTCAGCACACATGGGTATTCTCAAAACCAAATAATAGTTTGGAGATATCCTACCATGTCGAAG CTGGCAACTCTCACGGGTCACTCATACCGAGTTCTTTATCTTGCAATCTCACCAGATGGACAG ACAATTGTCACTGGAGCAGGAGATGAAACTTTGCGGTTTTGGAATGTCTTCCCTTCCCCTAAATCTCAa AACACTGATAGTGAAATTGGAGCATCATCTTTTGGAAGAACTACAATCCGGTAA
- the LOC126677077 gene encoding protein STAY-GREEN homolog, chloroplastic-like: protein MGSLAIVPLVPSKPRPSVFEQNTPFSPSKTKPRKTNLLSFSPVARLFGPSIFEASKLKVLFVGVDEQKHPGKLPRTYTLTHSDVTAKLTLAISQTINNSQLQGWSNKLYRDEVVAEWKKVKGKMSLHVHCHISGGHFLLDLCARLRYFIFCKELPVVLKAVVHGDGNLFNNYPELEESLVWVYFHSNLPEFNRVECWGPLTGAVASSSGLYGAQNENNEQASEASNWELPVPCQDKCDCCFPPISLVPWAHKPPLDPQNSQRAQQSFGQAPQKN, encoded by the exons ATGGGTTCCTTGGCTATAGTTCCTCTAGTACCTTCTAAACCCAGACCTTCTGTTTTTGAACAGAACACCCCTTTTTCTCCTTCTAAAACAAAACCCAGGAAGACCAACCTCCTATCTTTTAGTCCT GTGGCAAGATTATTTGGGCCATCAATATTTGAGGCATCAAAGTTGAAGGTTTTATTTGTAGGAGTTGATGAGCAGAAGCATCCGGGTAAATTACCGAGGACTTATACACTAACGCATAGTGATGTTACTGCCAAGCTTACTTTAGCCATCTCTCAAACAATAAATAATTCGCAG TTGCAGGGATGGTCCAACAAATTATACAGAGATGAAGTGGTAGCAGAATGGAAGAAAGTTAAGGGAAAAATGTCTCTTCATGTTCATTGTCATATAAGTGGAGGCCATTTTCTATTAGATTTATGTGCTAGGCTGAGATATTTCATCTTCTGCAAAGAACTCCCTGTG GTACTGAAAGCCGTTGTCCATGGAGATGGGAATCTGTTCAACAACTATCCAGAATTAGAGGAATCATTAGTTTGGGTTTATTTCCATTCCAACTTACCAGAATTCAACAGAGTGGAATGCTGGGGTCCACTCACAGGAGCAGTAGCATCTTCTAGTGGGCTATATGGGGCCCAGAATGAGAACAATGAGCAAGCAAGTGAAGCAAGTAATTGGGAATTACCTGTGCCATGCCAAGACAAATGTGACTGTTGTTTTCCCCCAATCAGCTTAGTTCCATGGGCACACAAGCCTCCATTGGATCCTCAAAATAGCCAAAGGGCCCAGCAAAGCTTTGGACAAGCACCTCAAAAGAACTAG